A genomic window from Nicotiana sylvestris chromosome 11, ASM39365v2, whole genome shotgun sequence includes:
- the LOC104223506 gene encoding probable anion transporter 5 codes for MGSSKFPKRYLIVFLTFICTSVCYIERVGFSIAYTAAADAVGINQTSKGVILSTFYYGYACSQVPGGWVAQKIGGRRVLLFSFVLWSLTCAFVPLDPTRPMILVIARLLVGVAQGFIFPSIHTVLAQWVPPHERSRSVSFTTSGMYLGAAMGMLMLPSLVKFRGPQSVFLAEAFLGAVWSLIWFTYATDPPRSDHRKASAAGFGESLLPIKGSSKMKAENGVHSSKIPGIPWKRILVSLPVWAIVVNNFTFHYALYVLMNWLPTYFELGLQLSLQEMGSSKMMPYFNMFIFSNIGGVIADHLVTKKILSITKTRKVLNTVGFMVASVALMALPLFRTSGGALFCSSVALGFLALGRAGFAVNHMDIAPRYAGIVMGVSNTAGTLAGIVGVDLTGRLLEAAKAAELDLTSPDSWRVVFLIPGVLCIFSSFVFLVLSTGERIFD; via the coding sequence ATGGGAAGCAGTAAATTTCCAAAGCGTTACTTAATTGTATTTTTGACCTTCATCTGCACCTCAGTCTGCTACATAGAACGTGTGGGCTTTTCAATTGCGTATACTGCTGCTGCTGATGCTGTAGGAATAAATCAGACTAGCAAAGGTGTAATTCTTTCAACATTTTATTATGGTTATGCCTGTTCACAAGTACCTGGTGGCTGGGTAGCTCAAAAAATAGGGGGACGGCGTGTCCTCCTCTTTTCATTTGTGTTGTGGTCTCTAACCTGTGCTTTTGTACCCCTCGACCCAACTCGACCAATGATCCTAGTAATAGCCCGCTTGCTTGTTGGAGTGGCTCAAGGTTTCATTTTTCCATCTATTCACACAGTCCTTGCACAGTGGGTGCCACCACATGAAAGATCACGATCTGTTTCTTTTACAACTTCTGGAATGTACTTAGGTGCAGCTATGGGCATGCTTATGCTTCCTAGCCTGGTGAAATTTAGGGGTCCTCAATCTGTATTTCTTGCTGAAGCATTTTTAGGTGCAGTGTGGTCTTTAATCTGGTTCACTTATGCAACCGACCCACCTCGATCTGACCATCGAAAAGCAAGTGCTGCCGGCTTTGGAGAATCCTTACTTCCCATCAAAGGGAGTTCAAAGATGAAGGCGGAGAATGGAGTACATTCCAGTAAAATCCCTGGAATTCCATGGAAGCGTATCCTCGTTAGCTTACCGGTTTGGGCCATTGTCGTGAACAATTTCACCTTTCATTATGCTCTTTATGTGCTCATGAACTGGCTTCCGACATACTTTGAATTGGGTCTCCAGCTCAGCCTTCAAGAAATGGGTTCTTCTAAAATGATGCCATACTTTAACATgtttatattttcaaatattggtGGGGTGATTGCGGATCACCTTGTCACCAAGAAAATCCTGTCTATTACTAAAACCAGAAAAGTTTTGAACACAGTGGGTTTCATGGTTGCTTCTGTTGCATTGATGGCTCTTCCATTGTTCAGAACATCTGGAGGCGCTTTGTTTTGTTCCTCTGTGGCCCTTGGTTTCTTGGCATTAGGAAGAGCTGGGTTTGCAGTTAACCACATGGACATTGCTCCTAGATATGCTGGAATTGTTATGGGAGTTTCAAATACAGCTGGTACATTAGCTGGAATTGTTGGGGTTGACCTCACTGGTCGACTACTAGAAGCTGCTAAAGCCGCTGAATTGGATCTTACTAGTCCAGATAGCTGGAGAGTCGTATTTCTCATCCCAGGGGTGCTTTGCATATTTAGTTCTTTTGTTTTCCTAGTGTTGTCCACCGGGGAAAGAATTTTTGACTAA